The window CCGTAAACAGCAAGCCAACCATGCCATCCATAAAGGAAATGGGCAGAAACACCATAACCAACACAAATGTGGTTGCGATAACCGCAAAGCCAACTTCTCGAGTCCCTTTGTAGGCTGCGAGCAACGGAGACTCGCCTCGCTCAATATGGTGGAAGATATTTTCCACCACCACAATGGCGTCATCGACCACCAGACCGATGGATAGAATCAGTGCCATTAGCGTGATTAAGTTGATAGAGAAGCCGAAGTAATACGCGGCGATGAAAGACGAGATCAAGGAAACGGGTACCGTCACCGCTGGTATTAACGTCGCTCTCGCCTGACCAATAAAGATATACAGCACCAGAATCACAAGGCCGCCAGTAATAAACAGCGTGCTATACACTTCTTCTATCGAGCGCTCGATAAATACCGTTGCATCATAGTCAATCGCAAGACGTGTACCTTCCGGTAAGAATTTCTGGATACTATCCACTTCAGAGCGAACCCGCTGCGCCACCTCAAGCGGGTTAGCGTCCGACTGAGGCACTACCCCTAAACTGACGTTAACGACACCATCACTTTTAAAGGTGGAGTTTTCGTTTTCCGCACCAATAAAGACGTCCGCTACATCTTTCAGGTAGATTGACGTGCCATCGTTTGCGCGCTTTACAACTAGATACTGAAAGTCTTCTGGCGTTTTATAGGTTCGTGCCGTCCGTACTGACATAACGATAGAATCATTACGTACTTCACCACCTGGACTCTCGAGGTTTTCGTCACGTAGTGCGGTAGTAATATCCGATGCCGTCACCGCTCGTCCAGCCATAAGGTCAGGCTTCAACTTGACGTACATTACTTTGTAAAGTCCACCAGAAAGATCGATCGAGCTCACCCCAGAAATCAAACTGAAGCGATCCATTAGCACACGCTCTGCGTAATCGGTCAGTTGGGTACGATCCATTTCAGAAGAACTGAGGTTGATATAAAGAGAAGCCTCGCCTGAGCCATTATTCTTATAAACAATGGGGTCATCAGCTTCATCAGGCAATGAACGTTGCGCTCGAGCGACTGCATCACGCACATCACTAACCCCGGTGTTGAGGTCATACCCAAGTTCAAAGGTAATCGTGATCCGTGACGAGCTATTCCGTGTTGTCGAACTGATCTCGTCGATGCCACTGATACCAGAAAGTTGATCTTCGAGAACGGAAGTAATCTGGCTCTCGATGATTGTGGCAGAAGCACCTTCGTAACGGGTTGTGACCGACACCACAGGGCTCTCAATATCTGGCATTTCGCGTACGGAAAGCTTGTTGAATGACACAAAGCCAAACACACAAAGCAGCATACTTAATACCAATGACGCAACAGGACGTTTTACGGAAATGTCAGAAAGTAACATCAGTTTCCTTCCTTATCCGATTCGTTGTTCACACTGGTTGACGTCATTTTTGGTGTTTTGATTGGTGCAACGATTTCTTCGACCTGAACGCCATCACGCATATTAACGATGCCTTGCACAACGATCTTGTCACCTACTTTTACACCCGACTCGATGACGACCTCATTGTTGACACGAGCACCAAGTAGCACCTCTGTTCGAGTCGCTTTATTATTTTCATCGATAACATAAACGTATCGTTTTGTACCGGAATACTCTAACGCTTGCACTGGAATAATCGGCGCTTCAATGGCAGGAAATGCCAAAGACGCATTCATCAGCATGCCCGGCTTTAGGCGACTTTCCGGATTATCAAATTGAATACGCACGCGGAGATTCAGTGTCGCGCTATTAATACGAGTATCAATACCGGTCACTTTTCCTATAAAAGTGTGATCACGCCATGCACTGGTCTTCGCTTCGACGTCCATTCCAACAGACAGCATCGACAAGTATCGTTCTGGCACCTGCAGATCCAATTCCATCACAGAAAGATCATCCAACGTTAAAAGCTCAGTACCGACACTGACCATTTTTCCTCGGCTGAAGTCAATAAACCCCACTGTCCCAGAGAAAGGCGCATCGATATGAAGATCGGCAAGGTTAGCTTTTGCAGCGTCTAAACGAGCATCGGCAATTTGAACACTCGCTTTCTGAGCATCAATTTCTGTCGGAGTAATCGCATTACGCTTAACTAGGCGCTGAAACTCCTTCAGCTTACGCTGCTCATCTTTAAGGTACGCCTGCGCTTCAACAAGTGCAGCTCTTACTTTGTCATCGTTTAACTTAATCAGCAATTGCCCTTGCTGAACATTTTGATTCGCTTTTACGGCAATTTGCTCGACTTTGCCCGAGACTTCAGATGCAACAACAACCGACTCTGCTGCTTCCAACTTGCCAATGAGAGTCAAAGACTGGTTGATTTCATGCATTTCTACTTGCTCGGTTACAACCGTAACAGCAGATGGGCCGCGCAGTGCTGCTAAAGTAGTTTGCGATGCCAATAATAGAGAAAGCGTTAAAACAGATAAGGATAAAGTGGCTTTCATATTCATATTCTTAGTCAATTAGCGAATAAACTGAGGTCATTAAACTTCATACAGTTTATCAATAGTTACGAGCCTCAACGTCAAGTAGTGTAAATTCCGGAAGAAATGAGGATTTATTCTGTATAAATGACAAACAAAACGCTGACTTTCTAGCATCTTTGCATAAAAAGACAGCATTCGACGTATAAACGCAAGAAAAATACTTTACAGTCGGAGCGAGTTTGCTATGATTCGCTCCGCACTTGGGAGATGAGTTGGGAAAACAGCTTCTAAGTATAAAAATACCCTGGAGGGGTTCCCGAGTGGCCAAAGGGAGCAGACTGTAAATCTGCCGGCACTGCCTTCGATGGTTCGAATCCGTCCCCCTCCACCATATTTCTTCTTATGACTTACTTTCGGCTAATAGCCTTTGGATAGATTGTGAGAAACACTTGGAAAGTGTGTTGGGAAAACAGTTTCTAAGTATAAAAATACCCTGGAGGGGTTCCCGAGTGGCCAAAGGGAGCAGACTGTAAATCTGCCGGCACTGCCTTCGATGGTTCGAATCCGTCCCCCTCCACCATATTTATTCTTGTGACTTCCTTTCGGTTAATAGCCTCTGGATAGATTGTGAGAAACACTTGGAAAACGTGTTGGGAAAACATTTTCTAAGTATAAAAACACCCTGGAGGGGTTCCCGAGTGGCCAAAGGGAGCAGACTGTAAATCTGCCGGCACTGCCTTCGATGGTTCGAATCCGTCCCCCTCCACCATATTTATTCTTGTGACTTCCTTTCGGTTAATAGCCTTTGGATAGATTGTGAGAAACACTTGGAAAACGTGTTGGGAAAACCTTTTCTAAGTATAAAAATACCCTGGAGGGGTTCCCGAGTGGCCAAAGGGAGCAGACTGTAAATCTGCCGGCACTGCCTTCGATGGTTCGAATCCGTCCCCCTCCACCATATTTATTCTTGTGACTTCCTTTCGGTTAATAGCCTTTGGATAGATTGTGAGAAACACTTGAAAGACTGCGTTGGGAAAACACCTTTTAAGTATGCTTTTTATAGCATAAGAATTACCCTGGAGGGGTTCCCGAGTGGCCAAAGGGAGCAGACTGTAAATCTGCCGGCACTGCCTTCGATGGTTCGAATCCGTCCCCCTCCACCATACCGAAAAGCCAGCTCATTGAGCTGGCTTTTTTCGTTCTATACTCCATCAATCAAATCACTGATAGGCAGTCTTCTCTTCGCCTTCATTAATCCTTTCGCCAATACCAATCTGAATAAGTGAATGTTGAGATCATTACGTAGGAAGTGTCGCGTAAAACAAAGCATGCCTTACAGCTGGAAAGTAACTAATTACCAAAATCAAAACCTACGGCTAGGCAATGTTAACTACAAAGAATAACGAGAAAGCGGCTGGTTACTCACTATAGAACTTTCAGGTACAAAAAATCCCGCTATTAAAGCGGGATTTCATCAAGACTAAATTGAACGCTTTTGCGGGATTAACCTTGGATACCAACAATCAGCCATGGCGCATTTGGTGCCGTAAGGTCACGCTCAAGGTGCCAGATATCAGTGATGTCTTCTTCGATGCCTTCTACTGCATCGCGGTAACGACCACTGAACTGCAAGCTAAGCTCAGCTTTGTTTGCGTTGTAATCCGCACGAACAATCTCTGCATCAACGTACATAACATCAGTGTGTTGTTCGCCATCCAGTTTCGCGCGCTCTGCTTTGAGATCATCAAGCAGACTCGCAGAGACATACTCTTCGATAGTGTCTAGCTGGTTGTGGTTCCATGCACCTTGTAGGATTCGGTAGTGCTCGCGAGCACCATTGACAAATCCTGCCTGGTCAAAGCCCGGTGGAAAGTTATGTGGAACATCAGTTTGCGCACCGAAGCCACCAAAACCACCAAAACCACCAGCATTTACGTTTGGTTGCTGCTCAAAATTTTGTGTGTTCGGCTGTTCGAACTTCGAGCTGTTACCACCAAATGCAGGCTGCTGACGATGCTGATTCATACTGCCCTGCTTCGCAGCCAACATGCCTCGCATCAGTTTAAAGATCAGGAAGGCAATCAAGCCAATAATAAGGATATCCATAAATTGGATACCTTCAAAAGCACCGCCAAAGAATGCTGCCAGAAGACCACCAGCTAAAAGACCACCAAGTAAACCACCCATTAAGCCTTTCTTGCTTGAAGACTTGGTAGCTTGATCTTTACCGACGGTACTCGTGTTTGTCGTTTGCTTTTGTGTCGGCGCAGGTGCTGTCTTATAGCTCTTACCAAAAGACTTACCGCCACCAAACTTTTTCGCTTCTGCAATAGGCGTTACTGCAACAGTAAACATTAACAGAGCAACAATCGAAAATATGCGTTTCATCGTTATCCTTACAATTGACGATAGTTATCCAAGAATGTGCCCAATTGAACCATCACTTTTAGTGTTTCAAATAGTGGCACGTCAAAGATGAGTGTTGAATCATCATACTCCGTATGCATGCTCATTAAAACAATCTAACCGGTCTGACATGTATCAGAATATTGCCAAACTAACGCTCGTTGATTATTTCTCATGCAAGTATCAGTAACAACATACAAATTCTCCTCTCGTAGTACTCAATTGGTGACAGGATTTATTGACGGTGAATAACTAGCCGACTATCATATTGAACATTGTTCAATAAAGCAGTTTGAAGTATGGCGCGCAGAAACGATCACACCAGAGAAGAGTTAATAAACCTGACCTTAGCAACCGTTAAAGACTTTTTGGAAGAAAATTCCTATCACGAACTTAGTCTTCGTAAAATTGCTAACATGATCGGTTATGTGCCAAGTACACTAGTTAACATTTTCGGCAACTACAACTTACTGCTTTTACACGCTGTTGCTCAGACTCTGGATGAGTTATCCCAGGAGTCAAGAAAAGCCACTAGTGGTTGTAAAGACGCACGCGAAGCACTGTTTGAGCTGGCCTATTGTTATCACGATTTTGCCCTTAAGCATCCTTACCGCTGGCAGTTAGTCTTTGAACATAACATGAACGGCGCAGAACTCCCTGAATGGCAAGCAAAACGCATTGATGATATGACGGGTATATTAGAGTCACTTCTCGCGGATATTGCACCACACCGTACAGACTCTGAAGTAATTCAAGCCAGTCGTGTGTTGTGGTCTGGCGTTCATGGCATTACCTTACTCAGCGTAGATGATAAATTTTTCTCTAGTGAACCAGTAGACGGTAAAGTGTTAATTAGTAACCTGCTCTCTAACTACCTAACTAACTGGTAATAAAGGATTCGACATGTCCTCCGTCAGACATCCCTCCTTACTTAGACAAAGAAAGTTCCTACCTTATTTTATTACTCAGTTTTTCGGCGCTTTCAATGACAACATTTTTAAGAACGTGTTACTGCTTTTTGTCGCCTTTGCTGGTGCCGGAGCATTGCCCATCTCCAGCAACCTGTTCATCAATTTAGCTGCAGGTTTATTCATTCTTCCTTTCTTCCTATTTTCTGCCTCGGCGGGTGTGTTAGCAGACAAGTACGAAAAGTCTTGGTTCATCCGTAAAGTAAAGTTATTTGAAATCGCCATCATGGTTTTGGGCGCAATTGGCTTTGTCACCGAAAGTTATGGCGTGTTATTACTGCTGCTGTTTTTGATGGGGACTCAGTCCGCATTTTTTGGACCAGTAAAGTACGCACTACTGCCACAAAACCTGAATGATAAAGAGTTGGTTCCAGGTAACGCATTAGTCGAAGCCGGGACCTTTATCGCGATTCTGATTGGAACTCTGGGAGCCGGGATTATTGCCTCATCAGAAAGTGCCAAATACCTCGCGGCATTCTGTGTAGTGCTATTTGCGCTGCTCGGTTATTTATCGAGCCGTTTTATCCCATTTTCAGCAGCCAGTGCACCCGACCTGACCTTTCGCTGGCAGCCTTACCAACAAACCAAACACACGCTATCAATCTGTAAGTCTGACCGGGTAGTGTTTCAGTGTATTATGGCGATCAGTTGGTTCTGGTTCCTAGGTGCTGCTTATCTGACCCAATTTCCAAACTTTACCAAAGTGTACCTAAACGGCACAGAAAGCGCGGTTTCCTTCTTGCTTGCCCTCTTCTCAATTGGTATTGCGTTTGGTTCACTGATTTGCAACTGGATCTCCAACCATCGAATCGAAGTCGGCATCGTCCCGATTGGTGCACTTGGCATCACGATATTCGGTTACTTGATGGCGACCTCGATTCCAGGCGACCTACCTCAATTCCAGACCTTCAGAGAGTTCATCGCTTTCCAGGGTTACTGGCCACTGTTTTTCTATTTATTGATGATTGGTGCATCAGGCGGGTTATTCATTGTTCCGTTGTACGCTTTAATGCAGCACAGAGCGAAAGAAACCGAACGTGCTCAAGTCATCGCCGGGCTCAATATCTTTAACTCGTTCTTTATGGTTGGCAGTGCCGTTTTAGGCATTGTCTGTTTGAGCATACTTGAAATGACGATTCCTCAGTTGTTTGCGTTGCTTGCAGCACTCAACTTCCTCGTCGCTGTATACCTATTTATGCAGGTACCCATCTTCGTTGTGCGCTTTATCGTTTGGATGTTGACTCACACCATCTATCGGGTCAAACACAAGAACCTGCATCATTTGCCAGAAAGTGGTGGCGCGTTAATTGTGTGCAATCACGTCAGTTACATGGACGCACTACTTTTAAGCGCGGTATGTCCTCGCTTAATTCGCTTTGTCATGGAAGAAGATTACGCCAACCTGCCTCCTATCCGAAGTTTCTTACGTCGGACAGGCGTTATCCCTATTTCAGCAAACAGCAGACAATCTATCCGACGAGCATTTAGCGAGGTAGAAAGCGCGTTAGCTGAAGGTCATATCGTATGTATCTTCCCTGAAGGTAAACTAACCTCTGACGGTGAAATGCACGAGTTTATGCGCGGTATTGATATTATTTTGCGCCGCAGCCCTGTGCCTGTCATCCCTGTCGCACTAAAAGGGCTATGGGGAAGCTACTTCAGTCGATGCAAGGGCAGAGCCTGTAAAGGGCTTCCAACCCGGTTCTGGTCGAAGCTGGAAATCGAAGCGGGTTCACCAGTCCGGCCAAACGACGCAACGGCTCAATTGATGTTTGAGAAGGTGCGAGAACTACGCGGTGGTTGGCGCTGATAAATCCCGTTAAATCTAGACAATTGAACACATGTTTAGGATAACTGAACATGTGTTCAAATCATTAAGACAAACTGACCATAAGTGATGCGATATACTCACACTTTCACAAACAATAACGAATAATAAACCTTGAATAAAAAGTATCTTCTTTTTGGATTGGCGCTGCTGTTTTGCCTGACTCCTTTTGTATCCTCGCCTATCGCGCTGGTCATTGGCTTTTTGCTGGCAAGCTTTGGTTTTGTGCCAAACGAACTGCCGATCGCGTCCTTCACAAAAAAACTGCTTTCTTATTCCATTATCGGTTTAGGGTTTGGGATTAATTTCGAGCAAGCACTTGCCGTAACGTCTGACGGTATCGGTCTTATCATCGCAACCATACTCGGTACACTGGTTCTCGGCTCGCTCATCGCCAAAGCCATTAAACTAGAGAAAACGACCGCCTATTTGATTTCCTCTGGTACCGCAATTTGCGGCGGCAGCGCGATTGCTGCTGTCGCGCCCGCGATCAAAGCTAAAGATGAGCAGATCGGTTTAGCACTGGCGACTGTCTTCGTTCTAAATTCCATCGCTCTGTTTGTATTTCCAGTCATCGGCCATGCTCTGGGATTAGACCAACATACCTTTGGGACTTGGGCGGCCATTGCCATTCATGATACTTCGTCTGTGGTGGGGGCGGCATCAGCTTACGGAGAGGAAGCGCTTACCACAGCAACGACCCTCAAATTAGCGCGCGCGCTTTGGATCATTCCTGTTGCATTAATTAGTGCTGTGATTTTCTCGCGAGATAATGGAGAGGATGGTTCGGGTAAGATTGCGATTCCCTACTTTATCTTTTGGTATTGCGCGGCCATCGCGTTCAGCGACTTTCTGCCACAGTTTGACGCGATCTATCACGGAGTTTTTACTGTTGCGAAGCATGCCCTGGTGGTGTGTTTATTCTTGATAGGTTGCAATATTTCCGTCTCTAAACTGAAATCCGCTGGCGCTAAGCCGTTACTGTTTGGTGTAACTTTATGGGTTTTAGTTTCAGTAACATCACTTACCTGGTTGATTATTCACTGAGCCAATTGAAAGTGGAGCAATTAAAGGCTTTCTGATTCAACTTTATCTGACGATCTAGTACTCTGATGCTTGTGAGTAAAAACCAGAGCGATCGCAATAAGAAATGCCGTCAGTTCAGCTAAAGAGCGCGCTAACCCTTCGCTGTTTAGTGAGATGCCAATTTGAAGCAGAACCGCCGCAACTAATGCAGTTTTGACCATACTGAACCTTATGCTTTTCTTCTCTAGAATGAAGCATAATTATGATTCAGTGTTATAAGAATACGAAATTCCCTTTCCGACTAACACATAGCAAATTTGACTAACCTGACTTCAGGATGGTCACTGCCACTTCTCCAGCACCCACTCTTGAACCGACTTTCGCGATACTTTTATTCCGCCTTCTAATACCATCTTCGGCATAGAGTAATACGCGATTGGCCATTTAAACTTTTCTAGTTTAGTTTGCAGGAAATGTTCGTAATACTCTCGACTCATCAACTCGTTGGTTTGAATAACGGCCACAGGTCGATGACCAAACTCCGCATCTTCAACTGGCACCACAATACTTTGCACCACAGTCTCGATCTGGTTTAGCACCGCTTCTATTTCTTCACAATGAATATTTTCACCACCAGAGATAAACTGATTATCAGCCCGGCCAATAATCTTCAGTTCATTGCCCTGCCACTCACCCAAATCCTTGCTGTCAAACCAGCCGGATTCGTCCACCAGCGGCGTAATGTTACCCTGAAAAAAGTAGCCAGATGCTAACGTTTGCCCACCGATAAAAATACAGCTATCAACTAGCTTGATGTCGCGATTTTTGAGCACGTGGCCAGCATTGCTGGTTTTGTCGATTTGCTTTGCAGTCACTGTAGACGCGGCTTCTGTCATGCCATAACCGAGCCAGGTCTCAATCCCCTTAGCCGCAGCACGCTGGGCTAATTCATGATCAACATGGCTGCCCCCCAGTAGAACGTGGGATAAAGACAAGGTAACCTTATCATCCAGCAAACGTTTCAGTTGCGTCGGCACTAATGAGGCATGAGAAGCGCCTAAAATATCCTTTGCCAGATGACCAGAACCAACTTTCAGTTTTGCGCCCGCAAACAGCCAGCGGTAGATAATCGCCAGCCCCGAGACATGGTAAAGAGGCAGTGACAATAGCCAAGTGTCCTGCTCAGTAAATTTAAATTCATTTAGCAAGCCATCAGCAGAAGCGAAATGTTGTCGCTGAGTATGTACCACTGCC is drawn from uncultured Vibrio sp. and contains these coding sequences:
- a CDS encoding efflux RND transporter periplasmic adaptor subunit, translated to MNMKATLSLSVLTLSLLLASQTTLAALRGPSAVTVVTEQVEMHEINQSLTLIGKLEAAESVVVASEVSGKVEQIAVKANQNVQQGQLLIKLNDDKVRAALVEAQAYLKDEQRKLKEFQRLVKRNAITPTEIDAQKASVQIADARLDAAKANLADLHIDAPFSGTVGFIDFSRGKMVSVGTELLTLDDLSVMELDLQVPERYLSMLSVGMDVEAKTSAWRDHTFIGKVTGIDTRINSATLNLRVRIQFDNPESRLKPGMLMNASLAFPAIEAPIIPVQALEYSGTKRYVYVIDENNKATRTEVLLGARVNNEVVIESGVKVGDKIVVQGIVNMRDGVQVEEIVAPIKTPKMTSTSVNNESDKEGN
- a CDS encoding Tim44 domain-containing protein — its product is MKRIFSIVALLMFTVAVTPIAEAKKFGGGKSFGKSYKTAPAPTQKQTTNTSTVGKDQATKSSSKKGLMGGLLGGLLAGGLLAAFFGGAFEGIQFMDILIIGLIAFLIFKLMRGMLAAKQGSMNQHRQQPAFGGNSSKFEQPNTQNFEQQPNVNAGGFGGFGGFGAQTDVPHNFPPGFDQAGFVNGAREHYRILQGAWNHNQLDTIEEYVSASLLDDLKAERAKLDGEQHTDVMYVDAEIVRADYNANKAELSLQFSGRYRDAVEGIEEDITDIWHLERDLTAPNAPWLIVGIQG
- a CDS encoding TetR-like C-terminal domain-containing protein, producing MARRNDHTREELINLTLATVKDFLEENSYHELSLRKIANMIGYVPSTLVNIFGNYNLLLLHAVAQTLDELSQESRKATSGCKDAREALFELAYCYHDFALKHPYRWQLVFEHNMNGAELPEWQAKRIDDMTGILESLLADIAPHRTDSEVIQASRVLWSGVHGITLLSVDDKFFSSEPVDGKVLISNLLSNYLTNW
- a CDS encoding MFS transporter produces the protein MSSVRHPSLLRQRKFLPYFITQFFGAFNDNIFKNVLLLFVAFAGAGALPISSNLFINLAAGLFILPFFLFSASAGVLADKYEKSWFIRKVKLFEIAIMVLGAIGFVTESYGVLLLLLFLMGTQSAFFGPVKYALLPQNLNDKELVPGNALVEAGTFIAILIGTLGAGIIASSESAKYLAAFCVVLFALLGYLSSRFIPFSAASAPDLTFRWQPYQQTKHTLSICKSDRVVFQCIMAISWFWFLGAAYLTQFPNFTKVYLNGTESAVSFLLALFSIGIAFGSLICNWISNHRIEVGIVPIGALGITIFGYLMATSIPGDLPQFQTFREFIAFQGYWPLFFYLLMIGASGGLFIVPLYALMQHRAKETERAQVIAGLNIFNSFFMVGSAVLGIVCLSILEMTIPQLFALLAALNFLVAVYLFMQVPIFVVRFIVWMLTHTIYRVKHKNLHHLPESGGALIVCNHVSYMDALLLSAVCPRLIRFVMEEDYANLPPIRSFLRRTGVIPISANSRQSIRRAFSEVESALAEGHIVCIFPEGKLTSDGEMHEFMRGIDIILRRSPVPVIPVALKGLWGSYFSRCKGRACKGLPTRFWSKLEIEAGSPVRPNDATAQLMFEKVRELRGGWR
- a CDS encoding putative sulfate exporter family transporter, translating into MNKKYLLFGLALLFCLTPFVSSPIALVIGFLLASFGFVPNELPIASFTKKLLSYSIIGLGFGINFEQALAVTSDGIGLIIATILGTLVLGSLIAKAIKLEKTTAYLISSGTAICGGSAIAAVAPAIKAKDEQIGLALATVFVLNSIALFVFPVIGHALGLDQHTFGTWAAIAIHDTSSVVGAASAYGEEALTTATTLKLARALWIIPVALISAVIFSRDNGEDGSGKIAIPYFIFWYCAAIAFSDFLPQFDAIYHGVFTVAKHALVVCLFLIGCNISVSKLKSAGAKPLLFGVTLWVLVSVTSLTWLIIH
- the menE gene encoding o-succinylbenzoate--CoA ligase; the protein is MAFSVEPFATENSAITPWKYWAQMSPFSIALETPEQAFNWQQLECRIELYASYLQQQGVASGDVVTLVGKNQTETVLFYLAAQHIGAIAALTMPQPFGVLNSKLDTLYKPEQTRYVWFAENGFSAYSKPEQTTLSCNLLTCPKETTRKSNATQESGYRHGNVASIIFTSGSTGIPKAVVHTQRQHFASADGLLNEFKFTEQDTWLLSLPLYHVSGLAIIYRWLFAGAKLKVGSGHLAKDILGASHASLVPTQLKRLLDDKVTLSLSHVLLGGSHVDHELAQRAAAKGIETWLGYGMTEAASTVTAKQIDKTSNAGHVLKNRDIKLVDSCIFIGGQTLASGYFFQGNITPLVDESGWFDSKDLGEWQGNELKIIGRADNQFISGGENIHCEEIEAVLNQIETVVQSIVVPVEDAEFGHRPVAVIQTNELMSREYYEHFLQTKLEKFKWPIAYYSMPKMVLEGGIKVSRKSVQEWVLEKWQ